A single region of the Nocardioides ochotonae genome encodes:
- a CDS encoding sulfate ABC transporter permease yields MAETNVADRPVRVAPPRAPRRRWRPKSPATYLMRLVVVTYLVLLVAWPVVLVGTHTFDDGLTSVREILEDPDVTTALRLTALVAVCSVVINTVFGVGMSLLLVRYQFPGKRILSALIDLPLSVSPIVVGVALVLVYGGRDGWFGPALESAGFQVIFATPGLVMATAFVALPLVIREVVPVLEEIGTEQEQAARSLGASSAQTFWRITLPAIKWAVVYGVVLSMARSLGEFGAVKVVSGNVLGETRTATLVVEEKYLNFDQQGAYAVAFLLAMVSVACIVIVAIIRPKEEKR; encoded by the coding sequence GTGGCTGAGACCAACGTGGCCGATCGCCCGGTCCGCGTCGCTCCGCCGCGGGCGCCGCGGCGACGCTGGCGCCCGAAGAGCCCCGCGACGTACCTGATGCGGCTGGTCGTGGTGACCTACCTGGTGCTGCTGGTCGCCTGGCCGGTCGTGCTGGTCGGCACCCACACCTTCGACGACGGGCTGACCTCGGTGCGCGAGATCCTCGAGGACCCCGACGTGACGACCGCGCTGCGGCTGACCGCGCTGGTCGCGGTCTGCTCGGTGGTGATCAACACCGTCTTCGGGGTGGGGATGTCGCTGCTCCTGGTGCGCTACCAGTTCCCCGGCAAGCGGATCCTGAGCGCGCTGATCGACCTGCCGCTGTCGGTGTCCCCGATCGTGGTCGGCGTCGCGCTCGTGCTGGTGTACGGCGGGCGCGACGGGTGGTTCGGTCCGGCCCTGGAGAGCGCGGGGTTCCAGGTCATCTTCGCCACCCCGGGCCTGGTGATGGCGACCGCCTTCGTGGCGCTGCCGCTGGTCATCCGCGAGGTCGTGCCGGTGCTCGAGGAGATCGGCACCGAGCAGGAGCAGGCCGCCCGCAGCCTCGGGGCGAGCTCGGCCCAGACCTTCTGGCGCATCACCCTGCCGGCGATCAAGTGGGCGGTCGTCTACGGCGTCGTCCTCAGCATGGCCCGCTCCCTGGGCGAGTTCGGCGCGGTGAAGGTCGTGTCCGGCAACGTCCTGGGCGAGACCCGGACCGCCACGCTCGTGGTCGAGGAGAAGTACCTCAACTTCGACCAGCAGGGCGCCTACGCGGTGGCCTTCCTGCTCGCGATGGTCTCCGTCGCCTGCATCGTCATCGTCGCGATCATCCGTCCCAAGGAGGAGAAGAGGTGA
- a CDS encoding sulfate/molybdate ABC transporter ATP-binding protein, translating to MSIEVKGVSKRFGDFVALDDVSVSIPSGQLTALLGPSGGGKSTLLRIIAGLESADTGSILIEGVEATNLPAQKRNVGFVFQHYAAFKHMSVAKNVAFGLEIRKRPKADVARRVEELLDLVHLSQFAHRLPAQLSGGQRQRMALARALAVEPSVLLLDEPFGALDAKVRKELRDWLRRLHDEVHVTTVFVTHDQEEALEVSDEIVVINEGRVEQIGTPDQLYDEPANDFVMGFLGEVTVLDNLRLRPHDIDVALVPGDPLSTPGTITRLLRVGFEVRITVTTAQGDVTVLMTRTGVRQLGLAEGQQVWLAPAAGATTAPVPVAG from the coding sequence ATGAGCATCGAAGTCAAGGGAGTGAGCAAGCGGTTCGGTGACTTCGTCGCGCTCGACGACGTCAGCGTGTCGATCCCCAGCGGTCAGCTGACCGCTCTGCTCGGCCCCAGCGGTGGCGGCAAGTCCACCCTGCTGCGGATCATCGCCGGCCTCGAGTCGGCCGACACCGGCAGCATCCTCATCGAGGGCGTCGAGGCGACCAACCTGCCGGCGCAGAAGCGCAACGTCGGCTTCGTCTTCCAGCACTACGCGGCGTTCAAGCACATGAGCGTCGCCAAGAACGTCGCGTTCGGCCTGGAGATCCGCAAGCGGCCCAAGGCCGACGTGGCCCGCCGGGTCGAGGAGCTTCTCGACCTGGTGCACCTCTCGCAGTTCGCCCACCGGCTGCCCGCGCAGCTCTCCGGCGGCCAGCGCCAGCGCATGGCGCTGGCGCGGGCCCTGGCGGTCGAGCCGTCCGTGCTGCTGCTCGACGAGCCGTTCGGTGCGCTGGACGCGAAGGTCCGCAAGGAGCTGCGTGACTGGCTGCGGCGCCTGCACGACGAGGTGCACGTGACGACGGTCTTCGTGACCCACGACCAGGAGGAGGCTCTCGAGGTCTCCGACGAGATCGTGGTGATCAACGAGGGGCGGGTGGAGCAGATCGGCACCCCCGACCAGCTCTACGACGAGCCGGCCAACGACTTCGTGATGGGCTTCCTCGGCGAGGTGACGGTGCTGGACAACCTCCGGCTGCGCCCGCACGACATCGACGTCGCGCTGGTGCCCGGGGACCCGCTGTCCACGCCGGGCACGATCACCCGCCTGCTGCGGGTGGGCTTCGAGGTCCGCATCACCGTCACGACCGCCCAGGGCGACGTCACCGTGCTCATGACCCGCACCGGCGTACGTCAGCTCGGCCTGGCCGAGGGCCAGCAGGTCTGGCTGGCTCCTGCCGCCGGGGCCACCACGGCCCCGGTCCCGGTGGCGGGCTGA
- a CDS encoding YajQ family cyclic di-GMP-binding protein gives MADSSFDIVSKIDRQEVDNALGQTAREIATRFDFKGTGATIEWAGEHAIEISASADDRANAVLDVFKGKLVKRDVSLKVLDASEPRPSGQLSKISITLKEGISSEDAKKISKLIRDEGPKGVKAQIQGDELRVSSKKRDDLQAVISLVKGQDLDFAVQFTNYR, from the coding sequence ATGGCCGACTCGTCGTTCGACATCGTGAGCAAGATCGACCGCCAGGAGGTCGACAACGCGCTGGGCCAGACCGCGCGCGAGATCGCCACCCGCTTCGACTTCAAGGGCACCGGTGCCACCATCGAGTGGGCCGGCGAGCACGCCATCGAGATCTCCGCCTCCGCCGACGACCGCGCCAACGCGGTCCTCGACGTCTTCAAGGGCAAGCTGGTCAAGCGCGACGTGAGCCTCAAGGTCCTCGACGCCTCCGAGCCCCGCCCGTCGGGGCAGCTGTCGAAGATCTCGATCACGCTCAAGGAGGGCATCTCCTCCGAGGACGCCAAGAAGATCTCCAAGCTCATCCGCGACGAGGGCCCCAAGGGGGTCAAGGCGCAGATCCAGGGCGACGAGCTGCGGGTCAGCTCCAAGAAGCGCGACGACCTCCAGGCCGTCATCTCCCTGGTCAAGGGCCAGGACCTCGACTTCGCGGTGCAGTTCACCAACTACCGCTGA
- a CDS encoding cysteine hydrolase family protein — translation MSLSGDATALLVVDMQNGFLDPAGSMARMGMPHESLQPAIAGCERLVAGARAAGIPVIFTRYVYLPGHLDGGLLPTELLPQMREVDALVTGTWDAEIIPALTPRSGEVVIDKSRPSSFYGTQLEPVLTSQGIRQLVIAGVTTNICVETTARDAGQRDYRVHVPADACAEYDVARHDHALTTIGFTFGWVTSVEDVLAHWS, via the coding sequence ATGTCCCTGTCCGGCGACGCGACCGCGCTGCTCGTGGTCGACATGCAGAACGGCTTCCTCGACCCCGCCGGGTCCATGGCCAGGATGGGCATGCCCCACGAGAGCCTCCAGCCGGCGATCGCGGGGTGTGAACGGCTCGTCGCCGGCGCCCGCGCGGCCGGGATCCCGGTCATCTTCACGCGCTACGTGTACCTGCCCGGCCACCTCGACGGCGGACTGCTGCCCACCGAGCTCCTCCCGCAGATGCGGGAGGTCGACGCGCTCGTCACCGGCACCTGGGATGCGGAGATCATCCCGGCCCTGACGCCGCGATCCGGCGAGGTGGTCATCGACAAGTCGCGTCCCAGCTCCTTCTACGGCACCCAGCTCGAGCCCGTGCTCACCAGCCAGGGCATCCGGCAGCTCGTGATCGCCGGCGTCACCACCAACATCTGCGTGGAGACCACCGCACGCGACGCGGGGCAGCGCGACTACCGGGTGCACGTGCCCGCCGACGCCTGCGCGGAGTACGACGTGGCGCGCCACGACCACGCGTTGACCACGATCGGCTTCACCTTCGGGTGGGTGACCTCCGTCGAGGACGTGCTGGCGCACTGGTCCTGA
- a CDS encoding carboxylesterase/lipase family protein: protein MRRERWKTLRVAVLSAALATAVTVPVSALATGAPDEQKTRTSARDAFRGQHPVVRTDKGLVRGEAAAMVTSFKGIPYAAPPVRDLRWRAPRPAQAWSGVRDATEFGGSCVQGTGWDPGYDKPTLTEDCLYLNVYRPSGSRSKNLPVFVWNHGGGNVGGAGRDTDPSKFVTRRDVVYVTINYRIGAMGWLDTPALEADNRDGSTGNFGLLDQQAALRWVERNIRSFGGDPNNVTLAGQSAGASNTVAQLASPGARGLFDRAALHSGGGNPARTLEAARTSGERFAAELGCAAPATQVACLRAASPAEVLAAQTTVRQSGPVAGTRVLPRDPVELMKARRLTDLPVIVGANSDESQQSVFGAYDYVGNPITPEMFDELLTTTYGEQADRVRAAYQVEDYFSPTVAWGDVQSDQRACRDQTLRDRLGADTTTYAYEFAEQDGPPFTSIWLLDTDYPFGATHVNELGYLWDYLGTSLPLSTDQLALSDQMISYWGEFARDGSPDPRYAPHWPRYRPQGRMLQFTAPTARVVTHAAIDAQHGCGLWDEVAPAP, encoded by the coding sequence GTGAGAAGAGAACGATGGAAGACCCTGCGGGTCGCCGTGCTCAGCGCGGCCCTCGCGACGGCTGTGACAGTGCCGGTGAGCGCGCTCGCCACCGGCGCTCCCGATGAGCAGAAGACCCGGACCTCGGCGCGCGACGCCTTCCGCGGTCAGCACCCCGTCGTCCGCACCGACAAGGGATTGGTGCGCGGCGAGGCGGCGGCGATGGTGACGTCGTTCAAGGGCATCCCGTACGCCGCGCCGCCGGTGCGCGACCTGCGCTGGCGGGCACCCCGGCCCGCGCAGGCCTGGTCCGGGGTCCGCGACGCCACCGAGTTCGGCGGATCCTGCGTGCAGGGCACCGGCTGGGACCCCGGCTACGACAAGCCCACCCTGACCGAGGACTGCCTCTACCTCAACGTCTACCGCCCCAGCGGCAGCCGCTCGAAGAACCTGCCGGTGTTCGTGTGGAACCACGGCGGCGGCAACGTGGGCGGGGCCGGGCGCGACACCGATCCGTCGAAGTTCGTGACCCGCCGAGACGTCGTCTACGTGACCATCAACTACCGCATCGGCGCGATGGGGTGGCTGGACACGCCGGCACTGGAGGCCGACAACCGGGACGGCTCGACCGGCAACTTCGGACTGCTCGACCAGCAGGCCGCGCTGCGCTGGGTCGAGCGCAACATCCGGTCCTTCGGCGGCGACCCGAACAACGTCACCCTCGCCGGGCAGTCCGCCGGCGCCAGCAACACGGTGGCGCAGCTGGCCTCGCCCGGCGCCCGTGGCCTCTTCGACCGCGCCGCGCTCCACAGCGGCGGCGGCAACCCGGCGCGGACCCTCGAGGCCGCCCGGACCAGTGGCGAGCGGTTCGCCGCCGAGCTCGGCTGCGCCGCCCCCGCCACCCAGGTCGCCTGCCTGCGCGCCGCCTCCCCCGCCGAGGTCCTGGCCGCACAGACGACCGTGCGCCAGTCCGGACCGGTGGCCGGGACCCGGGTGCTGCCGAGGGACCCGGTCGAGCTGATGAAGGCCCGCCGCCTCACCGACCTCCCGGTCATCGTGGGCGCCAACTCCGATGAGTCGCAGCAGAGCGTCTTCGGCGCCTACGACTACGTCGGCAACCCGATCACCCCGGAGATGTTCGACGAGCTCCTCACCACGACGTACGGCGAGCAGGCCGACCGGGTCCGCGCGGCGTACCAGGTGGAGGACTACTTCTCCCCGACCGTCGCATGGGGTGACGTCCAGAGCGACCAGCGGGCGTGTCGGGACCAGACCCTGCGCGACCGGTTGGGCGCGGACACCACGACCTACGCCTACGAGTTCGCCGAGCAGGACGGGCCGCCGTTCACCTCGATCTGGCTCCTCGACACCGACTACCCCTTCGGCGCGACGCACGTGAACGAGCTGGGCTACCTGTGGGACTACCTCGGGACCTCGCTGCCGCTGTCCACCGACCAGCTCGCGCTCTCCGACCAGATGATCAGCTACTGGGGCGAGTTCGCCCGCGATGGCAGCCCCGACCCGCGCTACGCACCGCACTGGCCGCGCTACCGCCCCCAGGGGCGGATGCTGCAGTTCACCGCCCCCACGGCACGGGTCGTCACCCACGCCGCGATCGACGCGCAGCACGGCTGCGGCCTGTGGGACGAGGTCGCACCGGCGCCCTGA
- a CDS encoding carboxylesterase/lipase family protein: MTRPPMVRSRTGRSRRHSWAAALALGAVVATTFSVLAPGPASGERDEGMRAAAADLVVRTPYGAVRGRSVGGAQAFLGLPFAKPPVYGRMWKAPVEPAAWRGVRDATEQEAACLQFEPTGVKNGQPTSLDCLYLDVYRPSRVPAGRRLPVMVFFHGGAGTQGSGVLYGGQTMAERNDVIVVSTNYRLGASGNLALPGLDTENPATGGNFALLDQVQTLRWVRKSIGAFGGDRRNVTIFGQSAGSRAVCNLLATPLTRGMFHRAVMQSSPCLGGGTTAEEAHQRSEAYAAALGCPAGPDQLRCLRHAWPAAMVRQFATSRPSAYVGAAALPEAPGDAIAAGRWHKVPVMMGNTRWEQKLQNQQYAAIGAEEYEAMVIAQFGEQAGRMVLEEYPAEDYEKPFYALAAMRTDAGAGCTMDANARLFAGQRVPVYRYEFDDPTSPTLFGFQPAGTDMSSAHSAELAYLFDFTLGDRPLTARERRLARSMQDYWTAFARTGRPRPRGEVFWPRYTVAGDRALKLAPRIRVVTGLREEHNCDFFDGLPDA, from the coding sequence ATGACCCGTCCACCCATGGTGCGCTCACGCACCGGCCGCTCGAGGCGGCACTCCTGGGCAGCGGCGCTGGCGCTCGGCGCCGTCGTCGCGACCACCTTCTCCGTGCTCGCGCCGGGACCTGCCTCCGGTGAGCGCGACGAGGGCATGCGCGCCGCGGCCGCCGACCTCGTCGTCCGCACGCCGTACGGCGCGGTGCGGGGCAGGTCCGTCGGGGGCGCGCAGGCGTTCCTGGGGCTCCCGTTCGCCAAGCCGCCGGTCTACGGGCGGATGTGGAAGGCCCCGGTCGAGCCCGCCGCGTGGCGCGGGGTCCGCGACGCCACCGAGCAGGAGGCCGCCTGCCTGCAGTTCGAGCCCACCGGGGTCAAGAACGGCCAGCCGACCAGCCTGGACTGCCTCTACCTCGACGTCTACCGCCCCTCGCGCGTCCCGGCGGGCCGGCGGCTGCCGGTGATGGTGTTCTTCCACGGCGGGGCCGGGACCCAGGGGTCGGGTGTCCTCTACGGCGGCCAGACCATGGCCGAGCGCAACGACGTGATCGTGGTCAGCACGAACTACCGGCTCGGCGCGTCCGGCAACCTCGCGCTGCCGGGTCTCGACACCGAGAATCCGGCCACCGGCGGCAACTTCGCCCTGCTCGACCAGGTCCAGACGCTGCGCTGGGTGCGCAAGTCGATCGGCGCCTTCGGTGGCGACCGTCGCAACGTGACCATCTTCGGCCAGTCCGCCGGGTCGCGCGCGGTCTGCAACCTGTTGGCGACGCCGCTGACTCGCGGGATGTTCCACCGGGCCGTCATGCAGAGCTCACCCTGCCTGGGTGGCGGCACCACGGCGGAGGAGGCGCACCAGCGCAGCGAGGCGTACGCCGCGGCGCTGGGCTGCCCGGCCGGCCCGGACCAGCTGCGGTGCCTGCGCCACGCGTGGCCGGCCGCGATGGTCCGGCAGTTCGCCACCAGCCGGCCCTCGGCGTACGTCGGTGCAGCGGCGCTCCCGGAGGCTCCGGGGGACGCGATCGCCGCGGGCCGCTGGCACAAGGTGCCGGTGATGATGGGCAACACCCGCTGGGAGCAGAAGCTGCAGAACCAGCAGTACGCCGCCATCGGCGCCGAGGAGTACGAGGCGATGGTGATCGCGCAGTTCGGTGAGCAGGCCGGGCGGATGGTGCTCGAGGAGTACCCGGCCGAGGACTACGAGAAGCCGTTCTACGCGCTGGCGGCGATGCGCACCGACGCGGGCGCCGGCTGCACGATGGACGCCAACGCGCGTCTGTTCGCCGGCCAGCGGGTCCCGGTCTACCGCTATGAGTTCGACGACCCGACCAGCCCGACCCTGTTCGGGTTCCAGCCCGCCGGGACCGACATGTCCAGCGCGCACAGCGCCGAGCTGGCCTACCTGTTCGACTTCACCCTCGGCGACCGCCCGCTGACCGCGCGTGAGCGGCGCCTGGCGCGCTCGATGCAGGACTACTGGACGGCGTTCGCGCGCACCGGTCGCCCGCGCCCGCGAGGTGAGGTCTTCTGGCCGCGCTACACCGTGGCCGGCGACCGGGCGCTCAAGCTGGCGCCCCGGATCCGGGTGGTCACGGGGCTGCGGGAGGAGCACAACTGCGACTTCTTCGACGGCCTCCCCGACGCCTGA
- a CDS encoding acyl-CoA thioesterase — MTTPTTSPTSTPALHSLTFRLSYADTDPAGILYFAAWFPWMERVQSEWFLLNGLRQDRLKDEHGFWTVTCHTECDYLVAVGLFEEIRVELRLGRVGGGSFDMVHQMVRTSDGVVVARALITIVTVTPEGSARAIPPLLREHLDSWARGVPLAELAPATAGQGPG; from the coding sequence ATCACCACGCCGACCACCAGTCCGACCAGCACGCCGGCCCTGCACTCGCTGACCTTCCGGCTCAGCTATGCCGACACCGACCCGGCGGGGATCCTCTACTTCGCGGCCTGGTTCCCGTGGATGGAGCGGGTCCAAAGCGAGTGGTTCCTGCTCAACGGCCTGCGCCAGGACCGGCTCAAGGACGAGCACGGCTTCTGGACCGTCACCTGCCACACCGAGTGCGACTACCTCGTCGCGGTCGGGCTCTTCGAGGAGATCCGGGTCGAGCTGCGGCTGGGCCGGGTCGGCGGCGGCAGCTTCGACATGGTGCACCAGATGGTGCGCACCAGCGACGGCGTCGTGGTGGCGCGCGCGCTCATCACGATCGTGACCGTCACCCCCGAGGGATCGGCCCGCGCGATCCCGCCGCTGCTGCGCGAGCACCTGGACAGCTGGGCGCGCGGGGTGCCGCTCGCCGAGCTGGCCCCGGCAACGGCAGGACAGGGGCCCGGCTGA
- a CDS encoding FAD/NAD(P)-binding protein, producing the protein MAEPRRPRAHRPTVAIVGAGAAGSLVALHLTRTAARRSTGVDIVLIDPADHRARGVAFGTTDDQHLLNVPASGMTALPEDPGHFVAWRHREDPDAHTDPYDFAPRRQWSRYLDETLEEALRGALGEVGVRHVRKQVVGVRRTDTGVALRTADGAEVTADAAVVAPGLPAAGHSWAPPSLAASAFFVPDPWAPGALDVVRRDRAGLADVLLVGAGLTMVDVAFSLTDDRNRADRVVHAISRTGRLPRPHAPRPLLAAIPDISDWGSTLDEVRVEVERHVAEVAATAGDWRPAIDGLRFRVQELWSRFSDEDKLRFLAEDAGRWNIHRHRMAPSSTTRIAGLREDGRLQVAAARVVDAEPLPAGGLRVALSDGTSREVGWVVNCTGPQTDLRLLGNPVIDDLLRERGGASLATADVGGLGVRTREGRLLASDGEADAPLWTLGALRRGELWETTAVPEIRVQAAAIARDVLDAVAPLPRRLADGRLVGGHHPVARPRDPLGLPLSTTTEAAAAYNAGLERVMRLQDGAEALLRRATELDPGFALGHAALAMLGHEAGADADVKASLEAARKAVRQRGDERERSLVDVVGLRVKDVRRTGAEALMNHIAAHPRDVLAVSAAVPTIAFSGVTDVQQEAWDLVEGLAPAYGDHWWYISLLAFTRQDQGRFEEAGLLAESALSCEPSSGHAVHAQTHVLYETGQHEPGRVWLDHWVAESGRGASHRAHFSWHAALHELAIGDTEAVRRRYYSQLAPPDVCGVRALIDSASLLWRWRVTTTDWDGAVADALPGAPAVFSGETAPPPVEPVLAAVDAALLTRPQTPFVALHAAIGLAAAGETARLDALARQCRRSSDAILRGTVATVCDALGAAAEAQWGRAAQLIEDVLPTLVRVGGSAAQREVVEETLLLCLVNDGRAADAARILNARLDRRPSPLDLRRQVSLQPVRHPEAAASLPGVPS; encoded by the coding sequence ATGGCTGAGCCCCGTCGCCCCCGCGCCCACCGACCCACCGTCGCGATCGTGGGCGCCGGTGCCGCCGGGTCGCTCGTCGCCCTCCATCTCACCCGCACCGCCGCCCGGCGCAGCACCGGCGTCGACATCGTGCTGATCGACCCCGCCGACCACCGCGCCCGCGGCGTCGCCTTCGGCACGACCGACGACCAGCACCTGCTCAACGTCCCCGCCTCCGGCATGACCGCGCTCCCCGAGGACCCCGGCCACTTCGTGGCCTGGCGCCACCGCGAGGACCCGGACGCGCACACCGACCCCTACGACTTCGCCCCGCGCCGGCAGTGGTCGCGCTACCTGGACGAGACCCTCGAGGAGGCGCTGCGCGGCGCGCTGGGCGAGGTCGGCGTACGCCACGTGCGCAAGCAGGTCGTCGGCGTGCGCCGCACCGACACGGGGGTCGCGCTGCGCACCGCCGACGGCGCGGAGGTCACCGCCGACGCCGCGGTCGTCGCCCCCGGGCTGCCCGCGGCCGGCCACTCCTGGGCGCCGCCGTCCCTGGCCGCGTCGGCGTTCTTCGTCCCCGACCCGTGGGCGCCCGGCGCGCTCGACGTCGTACGCCGCGACCGCGCCGGACTGGCCGACGTGCTGCTCGTCGGCGCCGGGCTGACCATGGTCGACGTCGCGTTCTCCCTCACCGACGACCGCAACCGTGCCGACCGGGTCGTGCATGCGATCTCGCGCACCGGCCGGCTGCCCCGTCCGCACGCGCCCCGCCCGCTGCTCGCGGCGATCCCCGACATCTCCGACTGGGGCAGCACCCTCGACGAGGTGCGCGTCGAGGTCGAACGCCACGTCGCCGAGGTCGCCGCCACCGCCGGCGACTGGCGCCCGGCGATCGACGGCCTGCGCTTCCGGGTGCAGGAGCTGTGGAGCCGGTTCAGCGACGAGGACAAGCTGCGCTTCCTCGCCGAGGACGCCGGACGCTGGAACATCCACCGCCACCGGATGGCGCCCAGCAGCACCACCCGGATCGCCGGCCTGCGCGAGGACGGACGCCTGCAGGTCGCCGCCGCGCGGGTCGTCGACGCCGAGCCGCTGCCCGCCGGCGGGCTGCGGGTGGCGCTCTCCGACGGCACCTCCCGCGAGGTCGGCTGGGTGGTCAACTGCACCGGGCCGCAGACCGACCTGCGCCTGCTGGGCAACCCGGTCATCGACGACCTGCTGCGTGAGCGCGGGGGCGCGTCGCTGGCCACCGCCGACGTCGGCGGGCTCGGCGTGCGCACCCGTGAGGGCCGGCTGCTCGCCTCCGACGGCGAGGCCGACGCCCCGCTGTGGACGCTCGGCGCGCTGCGTCGCGGCGAGCTGTGGGAGACCACGGCGGTGCCCGAGATCCGGGTGCAGGCGGCCGCGATCGCCCGCGACGTGCTCGACGCCGTCGCCCCGCTCCCCCGCCGGCTCGCCGACGGGCGCCTGGTCGGCGGGCACCACCCGGTCGCCCGCCCCCGCGACCCGCTGGGCCTGCCGCTGTCGACCACCACCGAGGCCGCCGCGGCGTACAACGCGGGGCTGGAGCGCGTCATGCGCCTGCAGGACGGCGCCGAGGCGCTGCTGCGCCGGGCCACCGAGCTCGACCCCGGGTTCGCGCTGGGCCACGCGGCGCTGGCGATGCTCGGCCACGAGGCCGGCGCCGACGCCGACGTGAAGGCGTCGCTGGAGGCCGCCCGCAAGGCGGTGCGCCAGCGCGGCGACGAGCGCGAGCGCAGCCTCGTTGACGTCGTCGGGCTGCGCGTCAAGGACGTGCGGCGCACCGGCGCCGAGGCGCTGATGAACCACATCGCCGCGCACCCCCGCGACGTGCTCGCGGTCTCCGCAGCCGTCCCGACCATCGCGTTCTCCGGTGTCACCGACGTCCAGCAGGAGGCGTGGGACCTCGTTGAGGGCCTCGCCCCGGCGTACGGCGACCACTGGTGGTACATCTCCCTGCTCGCCTTCACCCGCCAGGACCAGGGGCGCTTCGAGGAGGCCGGGCTGCTCGCGGAGTCGGCACTGTCGTGCGAGCCGTCCTCGGGGCACGCCGTGCACGCGCAGACCCACGTGCTCTACGAGACCGGCCAGCACGAGCCCGGCCGGGTGTGGCTGGACCACTGGGTGGCCGAGAGCGGCCGCGGCGCCAGCCACCGGGCGCACTTCTCCTGGCACGCGGCCCTGCACGAGCTCGCGATCGGCGACACCGAGGCGGTCCGGCGCCGCTACTACTCCCAGCTCGCGCCGCCGGACGTCTGCGGCGTCCGGGCGCTGATCGACTCCGCCTCCTTGCTGTGGCGCTGGCGGGTGACCACCACCGACTGGGACGGCGCGGTGGCCGACGCGCTGCCGGGCGCGCCCGCGGTGTTCTCCGGGGAGACCGCGCCGCCACCGGTCGAGCCGGTGCTGGCCGCTGTCGACGCCGCCCTGCTGACCCGTCCGCAGACCCCCTTCGTCGCCCTGCACGCGGCCATCGGCCTGGCCGCCGCCGGCGAGACCGCTCGGCTCGACGCGCTCGCACGCCAGTGCCGGCGCTCCTCCGACGCGATCCTGCGCGGCACAGTCGCCACCGTCTGCGACGCCCTCGGCGCCGCCGCGGAGGCGCAGTGGGGCCGGGCCGCCCAGCTCATCGAGGACGTGCTGCCCACGCTGGTCCGCGTCGGCGGCTCCGCCGCGCAGCGCGAGGTGGTCGAGGAGACGCTGCTGCTCTGCCTGGTCAACGACGGCCGCGCCGCCGACGCGGCCCGGATCCTCAACGCGCGCCTGGACCGCCGCCCCTCGCCGCTGGACCTGCGCCGCCAGGTCTCGCTGCAGCCCGTGCGTCACCCCGAGGCCGCGGCGTCCCTGCCTGGCGTGCCCAGCTGA
- a CDS encoding phosphodiesterase, translated as MQLGQYPTPTHTVAHLSDPHLLTEGLHQYGVIDTEAGLSRALEHLRRLDPVPQALVFTGDLADRGDPAAYARLRELVEPVAADLVGPGGRGAEVVWVMGNHDERAAYSHGLYDAESTAPQDRVHDVAGLRVVALDTSVPGYHHGDLTEEQLDWLAEVLATPAEHGTLLALHHPPIPVPMIEAAAIIELADQHRLAEVIAGTDVRGILGGHLHFTTFSTFAGVPVSVASASCYTLDPAPVGRFISGIDGNQAFTMVHVYADRLVQSVVPLADAPEVTGYAADAAEQLAALTHEERRELLSRKDSPFNATWEDHTSPA; from the coding sequence ATGCAGCTCGGCCAGTACCCCACCCCCACGCACACGGTCGCGCACCTGAGCGACCCCCACCTGCTCACCGAGGGCCTGCACCAGTACGGCGTGATCGACACCGAGGCCGGGCTCTCCCGCGCCCTGGAGCACCTGCGCCGCCTCGACCCGGTCCCCCAGGCGCTGGTGTTCACCGGCGACCTCGCCGACCGAGGGGACCCCGCGGCGTACGCCCGGCTGCGCGAGCTGGTCGAGCCGGTCGCCGCGGACCTGGTCGGACCCGGCGGGCGCGGCGCCGAGGTGGTCTGGGTGATGGGCAACCACGACGAGCGCGCGGCGTACTCCCACGGCCTCTACGACGCCGAGTCCACCGCTCCCCAGGACCGGGTGCACGACGTGGCCGGGCTGCGGGTGGTCGCGCTGGACACGAGCGTGCCCGGCTACCACCACGGCGACCTGACCGAGGAGCAGCTGGACTGGCTGGCCGAGGTGCTGGCCACCCCGGCCGAGCACGGCACCCTCCTCGCCCTGCACCACCCACCGATCCCGGTCCCGATGATCGAGGCGGCGGCGATCATCGAGCTCGCCGACCAGCACCGGCTGGCCGAGGTGATCGCCGGCACCGACGTGCGCGGCATCCTCGGCGGCCACCTGCACTTCACGACGTTCTCCACCTTCGCCGGCGTCCCGGTCTCGGTGGCCTCGGCCAGCTGCTACACCCTCGATCCCGCCCCGGTCGGGCGGTTCATCTCCGGCATCGACGGCAACCAGGCCTTCACGATGGTGCACGTGTACGCCGACCGCCTGGTGCAGAGCGTCGTCCCGCTCGCCGACGCACCCGAGGTCACCGGCTACGCCGCCGACGCCGCCGAGCAGCTCGCGGCGCTCACCCACGAGGAGCGCCGCGAGCTGCTCTCGCGCAAGGACTCGCCGTTCAACGCCACGTGGGAGGACCACACCTCCCCGGCGTGA